The Thalassospira sp. TSL5-1 sequence TTCCAAACCGTTTTTCTGGCACCAGTCCTCGAATCGACCCAAACGTGTCTCATCAAGACGGATCTCGATACTGATGCCGTCATTGCCTTCGATACGGTTCAAAACTTCGCCCTGCTGGTAAAGTCCGGCCAGTGCCTTGCCATTGGCATAAGGCACCAGAACCTGAAATACCGGCATTTCGGCGGTCAGGCGGTCTTCGACCAAACGCAGCAAGCTGTCACAGTTTTCGCCGCTCAGAGCAGAAACCACAATGGTGTTATTTTGACGGCTGCTTTGTTCCAGCACGGCAAGGCGGTCTTCTTCATCCAGAAGATCAACCTTGTTTAAGGCTTCAACCAGTTCTGCACCATCAATAACCTGCTGCAAGCCAAGTTCTTTAAGGACTTCCAGCACATCTTGTTTTTGTGCATCGGTTTCAGGCGAGGACGCATCGCGAACATGAACAATCAGGTCCGCTTCCAGCACTTCTTCAAGTGTTGCACGAAAGGCAGCCACCAAGTCATGCGGCAAATCGGAAACAAACCCCACCGTATCAGACAGGATGACCTTGCGACCGCTTGGCAGCTCCAACCCGCGCATGGTGGGATCAAGAGTGGCAAACAGCATGTCCTCGGCAAACACGTCGGACTTGGTTAAGCGGTTAAACAGTGTCGATTTCCCGGCATTGGTATAACCAACCAAAGCCACAATCGGATAAGGCACACGGCGGCGGGCCTTGCGGTGCAAATCGCGTGTGCGTTTCACTTCTTCAAGTTCACGCCGCAACTTTGCCAGCTTGTCCCCGATCAGGCGACGGTCAATTTCGATCTGTCTTTCACCCGGTCCGGCCAGAAAACCACGGCCCCCACGCTGGCGCTCAAGGTGCGTCCATGTACGCACCAGACGCGAACGCTGATAGCTTAACAGCGCAAGCTGAACCTGCAGGCTACCTTCACGGGTTTGCGCACGATTGGCGAAGATCTCGAGGATCAGGCCAGTCCGGTCAATAACCTTGGCCTTCCACGCACGTTCAAGGTTACGTTGCTGAATCGGGGTTAACTGGCCATTGACCATAACAAGGTCCGCTTCTTCGTCACGGATCCAGTCGCCGATTTTTTCGACGGTTCCCGTTCCGAAAAGCGTGGCCGGGCGCGGCTTTGCCACCGAGACGATTTCTGCCCCGGATACGTCAAAATCAAGCGCACCAGTGAGATTTACCGCTTCGTCCAGACGCGACTGAGCGTCACGCCAAACTGAAGCGGCGTCCATACGTTTGGGATCCGGATGGATCACCAAGACGCGGGGGCGAGCGTCTTTATCGTCCACCCCCGATGTCAAAGTTTCGTCAGCTATTTTCTTCGTCCGTGGCTGGCTGGCTTGGATCAAACAATTTAATGGGCGTCGTCGGCATTACCGTCGAAATCGCATGTTTGTAAACAAGCTGTGTATGGGCATCGCGCCGCAGCAAAACAGAAAAGTTGTCAAACCAGGTAATAATCCCCTGAAGCTTGACTCCGTTGACCAGAAATACGGTAACCGGCGTTTTGTTTTTACGGCAATAATTCAGGAATACGTCCTGAACATTTTGTGATTTTTCCGCCATTGGTTAGACCTAGCCTTCTTTTATGAGCGTTTTTTTGGTTTTGGGCGGTCAAGGAAAATACCGAACCATTACCCCCCTCAGGAATTAACAGTTCGCGTCCCACCTTCTTATGACCTTGTGGAACTATAAGGCTTTCCCCAAGTGTTTTACAACCCCTGCAAGCTCTTCGCAATCACGGAAATGCCAATCAGGGCAAAAAGCCGCCGTTTCAGCGGCATCAGCACCACCGGTTACTTCGTCGCCAACGATGATGGCAACGGCCCCGGCATTGCGTGCGCATTCAATATCAACAACGCTATCACCGACAAACCACAGAGTCCCGGTTTGCGTTGCAGCATTTTCACCCAGCGCCATGTGAACCGGGTCAATTGCCGGTTTATCCTGGGCCGCATCAGTTGCCCCAATCTGTTTGCCAAAAAAATGCCCCCACTCCAGATGGGCAACTTCGGCGCGCAAAAACGCACCCTGTTTGTTGCTGACGATTGCCGTGTAAATGCCCGCATCCTTCAAAGCCAGCAAAAGGTCATGCGCGCCCTTCAGGGGCTCAACCTTTTCAAGGTGAATGCGTGCAAAATGGTTATAAAACCGGTCCTTGGCACCTTCCCAGTCATCGCCGAACAGAGCAGGAAAACTGTCGCGCATGGAGCGGGCAACACGGACATGGGCTTCTTCCATTGTCCAGCGTTCCAGGCCGTAATCATCAAATGTCAAATTCAACGCTACAAGAATCGGCCCCCAACTATCGACAAGGGTATTGTCCCAATCAAACAGGACGGCATCCGGGCGCGTAAGTTCAGGTTTTGACATTGTTAAAATTTCAGTTCGTTAGAATGTAAAGTAACACCCTGCTTGATATAAACGGTATCTTACAGGGAAAGGTGAAAAGAGCGGGCACAAAGCACCCTACCCGTCTTGATCCAGTGATCAGCGTCCCTGTTTTGCCTGGTCAGCCAGTTTTTCCATCGCATCGAAATAGGCATTGCGCAAGGTTTGGGCGACTGGCCCCATCTCGCCATTGCTAATGGCAACATGATCGATTTTCCAAACCGGCATCACAAAGGTTGAGGCACTGGATATAAAGGCCTCGCGTGCGTTTTGCGCTTCTTCGACGGTGAAAGGGCGTTCTTCAAAACGAAACCCATTTTCGCGGGCAAATTCAAGCAAGGCCATGCGCGTAATCCCGCGCAGGATATTATGGTCCGCCTGTCGGGTGACGATGACGTTATCCTTTGTCACAATCCAGGCATTCGATGATGCCCCCTCGGTGACATATCCGTCTTCATCAACCTGCCATGCCTCAAAGGCCTTGGCCTCGCGGGCTTTTTGTTTGGCAAGGGCTGCGGGCAACAGGCCAACCGTTTTGATATCGCGCCGCGCCCAGCGTTGATCGCGGGTTGTAATAACCGCTACCGGCTTCACATCGCGCCCCGGAAAGCTTTTGCTGCGCGCGGTGACAACAATCGTGGGCATGGCAGCATAGGGAAACGGAAAATCACGTGCAGCAACGCCGCGCGTGACCTGAAAATAAACCAGCCCGTCGCGTACCAGATTTAACCGCACCATCCGGCGCAAAACCTGCGACAAGGCCGCCCGTGCCATCGGCATGGCGATTTGCAATTCCGAAAGCGACCGTTCAAGCCGGTCAAGATGCCCCGCCTCGTCTATTAACTGGCCTTTATAAACCGCCACCACTTCATAAACGCCATCTGCGAACTGAAAACCACGGTCTTCAACATGAACGGATGCTTCTGAATGTGGAACATAACGTCCATTCACATAGGCGATGCGCGACATTTAACAATTTCCAGATAAATCAATATGGTGGTGGATGTTTAAAAAGCAGTTTGCAAAGTAATCAGGTTCGACAGGTTAGAAATATTCCAGCCGGACCGCAAACATCTTTTCAACCTTTTTAATCTGCTCGGATCCGGCGAAAACCACGATACGGTCATTCGCCTCGATCACGGTATTGGCACGCGGCATAACAACCTTGTCATCACGCAGGATCGCACCAAAAACAACACCCGGTGGCATTGCAATGTCTTTAATCGCTTTGCCAACAATCGGTGCTGTTTCAAGGGCCTCTGCCTCCAGCACTTCACCAAACCCTTCGGACAGGCTGTGAACCGCACGGATACGGCCACGGCGCACATGTTGCAGAATGGTGGAAACCGTCGTCATGCGCGGGCTGATTACCACGTCCACACCGAGTTCGGATACCAGTGAGGTATAAGTACTTTTATTGACCAGCGTTAAGGCACGCGGGCAGCCATACCGTTTAGCCAGAAGCGACGACAAAATGTTGGTTTCGTCGTCATTTGTCAGGGCCACCACAGCCTCGGCATTGGCAACGTTGGCTTCTTCAAGCAGTTCGGGGTCCAGCACGTCCCCACACAGAACAACGCTTTTCTTTGGCAGCTTCTGGGCGACAAACCGGGCCCGTTCCGGGTCGGATTCAATAAGGCGGGTCGTAACCCCCGGGAAATTGTTATTGATTTCTTCGGCAAGGAACAGGGCAATATTGCCGCCGCCAAAAATAACAATACGGCGTGCTTCGGGGTCTTCATGACCAAAGGCCGACATGGCCCGGTCCACCTGATCACTGGAAACAGCCAGATACACCAGGTCGCCCGCCAGCATCTGGTCTTCGCCTTTGGGATAAACCGGTTTGTCATTACGGATCATCCCAAGGATCGAAATATTGAGATCGGGAAACAACTGATGCAGCTGGCGTAGCGGCGTATTGATCACCGGGCAGTCTTCGTTGCACCGCAAGCCAAGAATTTTAACCATGTCATCGGCAAACGGGATCATATCAAATGCCCCGGGGGCCCTAAGGCGGCGCGCAACCGCACGGGC is a genomic window containing:
- the hflX gene encoding GTPase HflX; amino-acid sequence: MDAASVWRDAQSRLDEAVNLTGALDFDVSGAEIVSVAKPRPATLFGTGTVEKIGDWIRDEEADLVMVNGQLTPIQQRNLERAWKAKVIDRTGLILEIFANRAQTREGSLQVQLALLSYQRSRLVRTWTHLERQRGGRGFLAGPGERQIEIDRRLIGDKLAKLRRELEEVKRTRDLHRKARRRVPYPIVALVGYTNAGKSTLFNRLTKSDVFAEDMLFATLDPTMRGLELPSGRKVILSDTVGFVSDLPHDLVAAFRATLEEVLEADLIVHVRDASSPETDAQKQDVLEVLKELGLQQVIDGAELVEALNKVDLLDEEDRLAVLEQSSRQNNTIVVSALSGENCDSLLRLVEDRLTAEMPVFQVLVPYANGKALAGLYQQGEVLNRIEGNDGISIEIRLDETRLGRFEDWCQKNGLELYSV
- the hfq gene encoding RNA chaperone Hfq, yielding MAEKSQNVQDVFLNYCRKNKTPVTVFLVNGVKLQGIITWFDNFSVLLRRDAHTQLVYKHAISTVMPTTPIKLFDPSQPATDEENS
- a CDS encoding HAD family hydrolase; the protein is MSKPELTRPDAVLFDWDNTLVDSWGPILVALNLTFDDYGLERWTMEEAHVRVARSMRDSFPALFGDDWEGAKDRFYNHFARIHLEKVEPLKGAHDLLLALKDAGIYTAIVSNKQGAFLRAEVAHLEWGHFFGKQIGATDAAQDKPAIDPVHMALGENAATQTGTLWFVGDSVVDIECARNAGAVAIIVGDEVTGGADAAETAAFCPDWHFRDCEELAGVVKHLGKAL
- a CDS encoding D-amino-acid transaminase; its protein translation is MSRIAYVNGRYVPHSEASVHVEDRGFQFADGVYEVVAVYKGQLIDEAGHLDRLERSLSELQIAMPMARAALSQVLRRMVRLNLVRDGLVYFQVTRGVAARDFPFPYAAMPTIVVTARSKSFPGRDVKPVAVITTRDQRWARRDIKTVGLLPAALAKQKAREAKAFEAWQVDEDGYVTEGASSNAWIVTKDNVIVTRQADHNILRGITRMALLEFARENGFRFEERPFTVEEAQNAREAFISSASTFVMPVWKIDHVAISNGEMGPVAQTLRNAYFDAMEKLADQAKQGR
- the trkA gene encoding Trk system potassium transporter TrkA → MKVIICGAGQVGFHIAKYLAAEQNDVTVIDQSEELIRKISDTLEVKGIIGFGSHPDVLQQAGAEEADMLIAVTFADEVNMTACQVAHSLFNVPTKIARIRSQTYLQPEWAGLFGREKLPIDVVISPEMEVARAVARRLRAPGAFDMIPFADDMVKILGLRCNEDCPVINTPLRQLHQLFPDLNISILGMIRNDKPVYPKGEDQMLAGDLVYLAVSSDQVDRAMSAFGHEDPEARRIVIFGGGNIALFLAEEINNNFPGVTTRLIESDPERARFVAQKLPKKSVVLCGDVLDPELLEEANVANAEAVVALTNDDETNILSSLLAKRYGCPRALTLVNKSTYTSLVSELGVDVVISPRMTTVSTILQHVRRGRIRAVHSLSEGFGEVLEAEALETAPIVGKAIKDIAMPPGVVFGAILRDDKVVMPRANTVIEANDRIVVFAGSEQIKKVEKMFAVRLEYF